One genomic segment of Erysipelotrichaceae bacterium 66202529 includes these proteins:
- a CDS encoding ArsR family transcriptional regulator has product MKILFKNWFQPMLECCELLEDSLREEGFEDALRGEHLPAADEQRVRSHITVLIRIRTEMRTVFNSEFSHMQFLFQEKKASKITPFHSFLISYLNMLETDWKIQLQDLRKVCEQDKLCLIRSYISNFDEDKDYKAADSQQLLTDLDASGLEVEDKWELWMRAQNMMTVLDEWEALFQNLLPILKRYHKEYAEAASLFQDMCGNDGEQLQELMELTGIKLDAVLESEEILVLPTFAGFRSLSFLTQELREDGQATLIWGLDILPLLKHKKAGISIDTICSSLKLLSDKSKFDILCFVSRQSAYGAQIAKELQLTTPTISYHMQSLMNAGFIKFRKENNRLYYSLNRAYLEEFLEMTKQKLLSNS; this is encoded by the coding sequence GTGAAAATCCTGTTTAAAAACTGGTTTCAGCCAATGCTGGAATGCTGTGAGCTGCTGGAGGACAGTCTGCGTGAGGAAGGATTTGAGGATGCTTTGCGCGGGGAGCATTTACCGGCTGCGGATGAACAACGGGTGCGTTCACATATTACTGTGCTGATACGCATACGCACAGAAATGCGGACGGTATTTAACTCTGAATTTTCCCATATGCAATTTCTGTTTCAGGAAAAAAAGGCGAGTAAAATCACACCCTTTCACAGCTTTCTGATCAGTTATCTCAATATGCTGGAAACAGACTGGAAAATACAGCTGCAGGACTTGCGCAAGGTATGTGAACAGGATAAACTGTGTCTGATTCGATCCTATATCAGCAACTTCGATGAGGATAAGGATTACAAGGCTGCGGATAGTCAGCAGCTTCTTACAGATTTAGACGCCAGTGGTCTGGAGGTAGAGGATAAATGGGAGCTTTGGATGCGGGCACAGAATATGATGACAGTGCTGGATGAATGGGAGGCCCTGTTTCAGAATCTGCTTCCTATTTTGAAGCGGTATCATAAAGAGTATGCGGAGGCTGCCTCTTTGTTTCAGGATATGTGCGGCAATGACGGTGAACAGCTTCAGGAGCTGATGGAGCTTACCGGCATAAAATTGGATGCGGTTTTAGAATCCGAGGAAATACTTGTATTACCAACCTTTGCCGGATTTCGATCATTGTCTTTTCTCACACAGGAGCTTCGTGAAGACGGACAGGCAACACTGATCTGGGGACTGGATATACTGCCGCTGCTCAAGCATAAAAAGGCTGGAATTTCTATAGATACGATTTGCAGCAGCTTAAAGCTGCTCAGTGATAAAAGCAAGTTTGATATTCTTTGCTTTGTATCCAGACAAAGTGCTTATGGAGCACAGATTGCAAAGGAGCTTCAGCTTACAACACCAACAATTTCCTATCATATGCAGTCCCTGATGAATGCCGGCTTTATAAAATTTCGTAAGGAAAACAACCGATTGTACTACTCTCTCAATCGTGCCTATCTAGAGGAATTTCTGGAAATGACTAAGCAAAAGCTGCTATCTAATTCCTAG
- a CDS encoding transcriptional regulator, whose translation MKVTGYMDPLTLSIDIAQEREKALVLWEMEKRKKRLEELCAAISSMTKHSIMEQLDELITLGLVSRVVHVRKKPTMIEYALTNRGAMLLKCLRKMMDVGIGIMMDYHMEEVLIQEGYIERVEDEDEQYKEALQQD comes from the coding sequence ATGAAGGTTACAGGATATATGGATCCGTTGACATTAAGCATTGATATTGCCCAGGAAAGAGAAAAGGCACTTGTTCTATGGGAAATGGAGAAGCGGAAAAAACGTCTGGAGGAGCTGTGTGCAGCAATTTCATCAATGACAAAACACAGTATCATGGAGCAGTTGGATGAGCTGATTACTTTGGGTCTGGTTTCCCGCGTTGTCCATGTACGGAAAAAGCCTACCATGATTGAATATGCGCTTACCAACCGTGGAGCCATGCTGTTAAAGTGTCTGCGCAAAATGATGGATGTCGGAATCGGGATTATGATGGATTATCATATGGAGGAGGTTCTGATACAGGAGGGCTATATCGAACGGGTGGAGGATGAAGATGAACAGTATAAGGAAGCACTGCAACAGGATTAA